The proteins below are encoded in one region of Malaclemys terrapin pileata isolate rMalTer1 chromosome 20, rMalTer1.hap1, whole genome shotgun sequence:
- the LOC128826487 gene encoding V-set and transmembrane domain-containing protein 1-like isoform X1: MASAFTVLLLSCWLAGQNGVSGEGSYPKPSISVSPGGVIPVGGNITIRCRNQHLGMRFLLYKDEDENHLNYTDPAGSEAEFPITSARREHGGSYTCRYSDRTDPAAYSEPSNPVQIIVAGGSESPAPPGLTSPIIAGVSAAATVLLLLLLLLVAFVCFRITRARKGAAPRPSSPLGVSKALDQQDPVYASMDEGKEPQTLPQEPDPGAEGLTYAELDHQALQAKRGGPAPAPEPTQPSMYAAINVSQGTPQ; the protein is encoded by the exons atGGCGTCTGCTTTCACCGTCCTCCTCCTCA gctgctggctggctgggcagAACGGGGTGTCGGGAG AGGGGTCCTACCCCAAACCCTCCATCTCCGTCAGCCCCGGTGGGGTGATCCCCGTGGGGGGAAACATCACCATCCGGTGCCGGAATCAGCACCTGGGCATGAGGTTCCTCCTCTACAAGGATGAAGATGAGAACCATCTGAATTACACAGACCCTGCTGGCTCTGAGGCTGAATTTCCCATCACCAGCGCCAGACGGGAACACGGTGGCAGCTACACCTGTCGTTATAGCGACAGAACAGACCCAGCTGCCTACTCGGAGCCCAGCAACCCCGTGCAGATCATTGTAGCAG GCGGATCGGAATCGCCGGCACCTCCGGGTCTGACCAGCCCCATCATCGCCGGGGTGAGTGCGGCAGCCACcgtcctcctcctgctcctcctcctcctcgtggCCTTCGTGTGCTTCAGAATAACCCGAGCCA GAAAAGGAGCCGCACCGAGACCGAGCAG CCCTTTGGGGGTGTCGAAGGCCCTGGATCAGCAAGACCCTGTCT ACGCCTCCATGGACGAAGGGAAAGAGCCGCAGACCCTG ccgcAGGAGCCCGACCCCGGCGCTGAGGGACTCACCTACGCCGAGTTGGACCACCAGGCGCTGCAGGCCAAGCGGgggggcccagcccctgcccccgagCCCACCCAGCCCAGCATGTACGCCGCGATCAACGTGAGCCAGGGGACCCCGCAGTGA
- the LOC128826487 gene encoding leukocyte immunoglobulin-like receptor subfamily B member 3 isoform X2: protein MASAFTVLLLSCWLAGQNGVSGEGSYPKPSISVSPGGVIPVGGNITIRCRNQHLGMRFLLYKDEDENHLNYTDPAGSEAEFPITSARREHGGSYTCRYSDRTDPAAYSEPSNPVQIIVAGGSESPAPPGLTSPIIAGVSAAATVLLLLLLLLVAFVCFRITRATLWGCRRPWISKTLSTPPWTKGKSRRPCRRSPTPALRDSPTPSWTTRRCRPSGGAQPLPPSPPSPACTPRST, encoded by the exons atGGCGTCTGCTTTCACCGTCCTCCTCCTCA gctgctggctggctgggcagAACGGGGTGTCGGGAG AGGGGTCCTACCCCAAACCCTCCATCTCCGTCAGCCCCGGTGGGGTGATCCCCGTGGGGGGAAACATCACCATCCGGTGCCGGAATCAGCACCTGGGCATGAGGTTCCTCCTCTACAAGGATGAAGATGAGAACCATCTGAATTACACAGACCCTGCTGGCTCTGAGGCTGAATTTCCCATCACCAGCGCCAGACGGGAACACGGTGGCAGCTACACCTGTCGTTATAGCGACAGAACAGACCCAGCTGCCTACTCGGAGCCCAGCAACCCCGTGCAGATCATTGTAGCAG GCGGATCGGAATCGCCGGCACCTCCGGGTCTGACCAGCCCCATCATCGCCGGGGTGAGTGCGGCAGCCACcgtcctcctcctgctcctcctcctcctcgtggCCTTCGTGTGCTTCAGAATAACCCGAGCCA CCCTTTGGGGGTGTCGAAGGCCCTGGATCAGCAAGACCCTGTCT ACGCCTCCATGGACGAAGGGAAAGAGCCGCAGACCCTG ccgcAGGAGCCCGACCCCGGCGCTGAGGGACTCACCTACGCCGAGTTGGACCACCAGGCGCTGCAGGCCAAGCGGgggggcccagcccctgcccccgagCCCACCCAGCCCAGCATGTACGCCGCGATCAACGTGA